From the genome of Venturia canescens isolate UGA chromosome 11, ASM1945775v1, whole genome shotgun sequence:
AAAACGATGCCATCGTTCCTCTATCGTTAAATCATAACCACAACGTGGCAAATCTTGTGTCAATCTCGGATCCAACAAGAGATAGCAGAAGGAGCTTTTCGATGTCCCACCGCGATATTTGCGTTCCGGGTTGGCAATTGCATATTCTTTAAAAGCTATTTCTTCCAAATTTCTGTAATAATCCTCACGATTTATCCAATCAACAACTAATAAATATTTCGGTATTGTACACGCAAATTTCTCTACTTTGAAATCGGATAATTTTTGGTTATATTGCATTTTGTTGTTTCCATCTTCAACTGGCTTGCATTCCAGCCTCCATAAACGTTTGAGGTACACATCGAAAGTAGTCCGCGTGATAGGCCCAGGTACTTCACCAAAGGCTTTCAATCGATCGCGCAATTCGCGTTCGTCCGTAATTCCTATTGTACTTTTTACAATTCTATTTGACGTTTTTGATTCTCTAGAATCATCTTTTGTATCGATTGATAATTCGcctgttgaataaaaaattttcatgaaaaaaatcaaatcaatAAACTAATGAATGGAACTGTGCGAAATAAaagttaataaattcattatctTTTTGAACTAAGATACGCTATATTTACCCAAGCGATCGATCCACGAATTTTCCCCCTTTGCTCGATTCATTTCTTCTTGTAAGCTGCAACATACAAATCACTACTCGAAATCGAAACAACATTTCACTTTTCTGTTGATGTTTCAAAGACTTGCTATCTATCACgctttttttgagaaattgatgtacaatattcaaaaatgtttatcgCCCGCTGCTCAATAACTTTGTTTTGCTTAATTCGCTGAACGCATTCATGTGGGCTAATGTTTGATTATGAAGGTTTCTCAAAAGTTATATCtacaaaaatgttttattttatctctAATGAGAAAGCTTATTTTATCTTACTGAAttggaaatgatttttatataaTGCAACCACGTTTTCCTCGCTTTTTGAGCCTGCTAGCGGTACGCAAAGTAagtgttttaccgactgttgAAGTGGATTACCGGTGGAGAGTGCGAAAAACACCACTTTTAACTCCTAGGGGTTAAAAAACACCTACTTTCCGTACCGCCGGCACGCTCGAAAAAGCTCGGAAACGTGGTTTGATTATATAAAGTATCGTGTGCACCTCTGAGGCAAGGACTTTTAACATCTCCTTGATACACAATGTACTATTATTGAtttaatatatgtatatataaccttGGGGGAATAACACGGAGATGTCGTTCGATAAATGCAACCCCCTTTTCCTTATCTTCGTAAGTGTATTCTTCATCCACGCTAATAAAAGATTTACTATGAGACCTGTAGAAGAAtcgattataaataatttagatagaactgaaaattatttaattacaTATCGAAATGATGATATAACCCAATAAAGGGGTACAATATGTATTTACCACAAACTTATTTCTCTCGGCTCGGCCTCGTGTGGTATCCAACACAAACTCGATTCGTTGTTGCTGTTATCCGAATGAGACATTTTAGTcatgtaaaaattttcatagttttcaaggaaagaaattgaagctGGCAGAGTCGGACTTCTATCCTTATGAGCTTTATCAATTTCTAGTAAAATTTTCGCCTGTTTGGCAacttgatttttattcatagTTGGATTAAATTTTTGCTCGAGGGAATAAACCTTTAATAGATTTGATGATTCAGGATTTTCTAAAacgtcataatttttttccttgtttttatACAACATAATCGATTCTGTTTCATGGTAAGTTGTTGTATCTAGTTTTTGGTGATCATACtgtttattctcgttttctttATTATCTGGAATGGATGAACTTTGCATTTTAACTTCAGAGCTAATTTCAGGATATTCATCATCCATTCGATCCACCAGCTTGATAGAAAGATTTTTGGCCTTATTTTTGTTGACGGCTCTACATTCCTGTAAGAAATCTGTATCCGGTGAACGTAAATTCATTGCCGTGTCAGAAAATCTGTCAGATATTTGAAGCTTTGCCTTTTGTTCCCCTTGCATACTTGATGGACATTTTCTATCTAATATCCGGAATGATTCTTGAAGACAGAGATGCGTAAGTGCTCTGCTTCTCGTAGAACCAGTATTACTTTTCATTGTGTATTCCGCGGATCTAACTTTCATTTTGGGCTGAATATTCATTGTCTGAATGGAGTAATTTCTCATTAAATTCAATGGCGCATTggtcattgaattttttgtgtTCGACGTTTTATCGTtgattgtaaataattttaaatttGGTGATTTGCTAATTATCGAAATGTCACCATCTTTTTTGTGAcgcgatgtttttttcgtacttaCGGTATTATTACCGCTTtccaaaattctttttctaaTATACGTGTTTCCGTCATACGTGGACCCCGTTTTGATCGCAAGTCCATTCGAGAATCCATGAATGATATTACTAATGAGAAGCTTCTCTTCATCAAAGTTTTTATCACTGTTTAGATTTACAGGGAATTGCGGAATAGATTTTCCTCTGTAGCAGCGACGAATGGTCACATTATTGTGAAGCCTATTAAACGTTTCAAATGATCTGGAAACTGATTGTTCATCGTCACTGGAAATGaagcattgattttttttgtttgattcACTGCTCTTTGTTTCCAATTCTACAAAGCTCTTGGGGAAATTATCAGAGAGCATATACTCTGCGATGACATTCCTCTCATTTAGGAGAATTTTATCTAcacatgagaaaaaatttaattatccactgataatgataataataaaaaaattgtatatgataaataatttctttGGAATAATAGTAATGATACACAATCTAAAGATTAGCAGTTTTTACGCCACATATTAAAGAGGCAAGTCAAGAAGGGCAGCGTATCTATACTCGAGATTAGGCAATTTCCTTTGACTTGCAAAGTTGAAGTGGTCGCCATTTGTAGAGAATTTACTATAAATACTTGATGGAGGAAAAATGCAGAAGCTACCTAGCGTCAATTTGTAGTTGGGTCTCTCATCCATGTCAATCTTGTTGATGTCATTACTGGTGCAGTAATTTCCAAGTATGGCAATGATGTGGTAATAAGCACCATCAAAGGCATAATGAAACGGGCTGCGACCTTCGTCATCCAAACATAATGGATCACCCCCATGTGCTAACAACAACTTTAGCACCCCAGCTCTTCCCCAAGCTGCGGCAACATGGACGGGTGTCATCCCATCAACAGATCTAACGTTTGGATTACCTTCATGATGAAGGAAAAGTTTGGTAACGCATTCTGCGAacttttccgatttgttgCCAATTGCAAGATGAAACGCCGAAACTCCATGATTTGGGATTAAAACGTTTGGGTCGGCACATTTAATAGAGAGGAGTGTTTCCACTTGTctagaaaaaaagtttattcttATAGTATTTACTATTTAATACTTTATAACAGCAATTGTGAAGGAAGAGAGATTCTACAGAatatattcgtttttcatgcatATAAAtctatattatatataacACATTATCAGCAATGCGATCTTgcgtgttaaaaaaattttatactaACATCTTTTTGATAAAAACTAGaatagtttttcatgtataattacagattttcaTCTCAACAGATACAGACACCAAATTTTAGAAAACGttcgaaatattaattttgaaGTACCccctagcggattgtacgaccaggcatcggtcaaaaaaagtacaaaaacgacTTAAATTGGTCGAAAACAACCGAAAAACGACCAACTTCGGTCggttttgtactttttttttaccgatgcctggtcgtacaatccgctagggccaattgtaaaattctcgaaaatttaattttttcaataattttttattcaaagacAAAAGCGTTCGTGCTTGGACAGGAACGACTCGGATTTACAGAAGTGTTAAGTGAAAAACCGATTAGAATTTCGTAATCGTGGTGGGCTGACGCTTTTTTTCTAGTTGTTTCCAATTTAATGATCGATAAATGCgtatatgaaaaaatcacTTGATGATACTGAGCTGGAAGTGTTCAGTAAAAATAATAAGTTATCTAGGTCGTGTGTTCCGATATTGACTGCGAGTACTGCGAGTACGTGCCTTGCTATAGATAGAGTTTATACAGAACATATAATATTCGTTGTTTGCATATAAATTAACCAAGCTCACCGTAAACTATTATCTTCGAGTCCATCGCAAAGTGCAGATGCTAAAAACAATTTACTCCGAGATTTGGGGGTTGAtaacatttttcctttttctttcatctacTTTATGTCAATGAAAAGTACACACGGTTAAAGAAATAAGGTGAAACAAAAGGGAGCGATAATGAAAATCCTCGATATGCCCCCCTTTTTGACAActgtaaaataataaagaggGAAAAATAATGTTAGAGCTCGTCGTTGTCAACGAATTCAGGCTGTGTCCTAACAACGGCATTAACACTAACGGGCCCAAACCGTTCCGAGAGAGAAGTACATCTGTGCTAACGTCTCTTTTTCTATTTGATTTGTGCGCACGCGCATTTTTTGTCAGTACGTCGCACGTGTTCGATTTGAAGTGAACGCGGTGACGCTGGTTGCGTTCACGTCATCTTCGATTTGGTGCGATTAGAAAATGGCGGAACCAACAAGTGatttgttctttttcaattaagGCGGGTTAttgttccaacttctaggtaagcctatctgacagttaaaggtCTACAAGTCAATGCTTTTATCCGCCAGATAAGCTACAGACGATTCTCTCTGTGGATGCGTTCAACCATGAGAACACAATTCTAAACGCACCCATCGAAACGCCTGTAGCGTTTACAGCTAAGTCGAAAGCAAAATATATAGCGCTATTAACGCTGTCAGCGCCCAAATAGAATGTACCCTATAcacgtcaaatttctaaatgtgttagtagcttttgcataatcttgagcctgtacaaagttttttctcagcaattacgctactgctGATCGTGTTGaattcgggctcattcgaaagggattttgaaaattagtctccaaaacAATTTTCGCTTTACAAAACATTtcctgagctctgcaattgtagaaaatgacatgccagttttacccccaccaccatgaatcattttattcaaagaaaagtatagtctcggcggcgagagcctcaggccagcagacgacagggctgtcaatgtacttgtcccgagactctatcgagtctcttgatgaatttattgatcaacttatggccgttttctccgacgcggttcaaactcaattcaatttttttcatatagctTCGAGATAGAATAAACCGGAACCGAGTTTAAGGTAATTCTATCGCTTCAGTCTAGTCATACCACTGCTAATAGTTAAGGACTTAtagtaattaatattattttgacatatggaaaaaaaattatttcttataaGTAAAATTTTCCATGTGTAATCCTTTAAATGAATGTTCctattgaattataaaaattaaaaaaaagttaatccAACGATTCACGTAGTATCTCCAAGTTTACGTTTGGTAACCAGAAGTGACCAGAAGTTAggtttttgtcgtttttgtaTGCTGTTTTGAAATTCCTTCACGAAAACCACCAAGTATATCTGACTACGTTTACACGGCCCTCTTATTCCGGTTTAGTTATATCAttatagatatacaaaatgcatATCTGtcgatttatataaatatacccgtCTGTATATACAAAACCGGAATAAGAGGGCCGTGTAAAACGTAGTCATAGTTCATGGTGGGAAGTCAGTTCGTGAATAAGCTTTACGTTCAAAGTCACTAGGCAGCGGCGCATCTTTCTATGTACTATTTTTGTAACCACTCGTGTCGAAAATGGCGTCGGTGTTGTGAATTCGCTCGCAGCGCAGTTGAgaagtgagaaaaatatttttgtttattaacaattaaTCATGGAAAACTTAAAttgatttcttcattttcaatcaGCAAACTCTCTGGAGAGCGATTCAACAACGCAGTATAGATTGTTATTCCATATGTGTCTGCAGGTGAAACACAAATCCTTGTCATAGGTCTGAATTATTCCCCGTGtccggaaaaaaagaaatatgtgTCGTTCCGTATCGTAAAACATTTGACGGTGGCtaaataatttggaatattcgaaaaaattgacacaaGATTAAATTCAAATAGCAATCATGTTTTTACTTCCACTCCACTCCACAGTTACTTCCACTCACTTGCTtggtatatttttattattaatagtGGGTaggtgttttttttcgattttgttcATATTTCCTTCATTGACTATTTTTGAGCAATGAATTTATTTAGTTTgaacaattattatttctcgaattttatgtttatttaAATGTATatgtaaaacgaaaaaatgctgCCTTAAACAGAGACACGATTTTAAAACAAGTTAAATACAATCTTATTGAAGTAACTTGGAAAACCATAGAATGGCTTATAGAACCCAAAATTACTGGAACAACTTATTGAATAACTTGCTGGTGCCGAAGTCTCGTTATTTTTGTCTTCAcagtataaaaataatataaagtGCTCTTGGACACATTATAATCGGTATATCAACTAGAAATATAATCTCTTATCAGCACAGAGTATTGTATATAGCTGCAACCTAGGCTTATCAGGGTGATGCAGTTGCTGTGCTATTTAATCATATGTGAGATAATTTTCCATATTGTTGTTACAGCCTATTAAACAATCATTAgaactaattttttattaattttctattAATGGGCCCTTTGAGTATTACACCATTACGACCAATTTTGattatagatgaaaaaatttttttgcgatATTCTAagcaatatttcttttttattcaatttattttagaTGAGTTTAGAACAGAAAAATATAACTGATATATGTAGGATGATAAATCCAGTTTGACTGATCTTCATTAAACTTCTGAATTACTTAACAATCTTCCCTATGCTCAACCGCATTAATGAATTCttctgaaaatgaaatattttttattggatTTTGTGGAGTCATTCTACCGACTGATGGTTGACCTTAAATTTTTTGGCTAAAAGCGCATACATGAATCCAtatgcaaaaaaaagaaatttgcatAGCTCTTAAAGGTTCTAACAGtctcatatttataattcaaataggaaatgataaaaaattttaggcTACACTGGAATATAGTAATCTGTTTTACTTTGATCAGGATAACTTTGgcaatataaattttctattGGAAGACTGATAAAATAGTTTACGTTACATATTTGAAATGTTTATCAAATGTGAAACCatgtggaaataaaaatgtagctACCTCAAGGATTTTAGCATCActgtaaaaattaaaaataagacGCTTTATATTATTCTACAAGtgcttttgcatttttttctgatttgaaTATATGTCAACCTgctaaataaaaaagaagccTTATCAATGATGAAATCTTATGATTCAGGGGTTATCACCTGCTCAAGGATACATGTTGCAAAACCACACAGGGGAATAAAgaaggagaataaaaagagaTTTGAGCCGAGCAaggtaaagaaaaattaatgagaaacaaaattgaagatcaaaCAATGTACAATGAACTACAGCGGGAACATGCCAGACTGGCATCAATATAATGCGTCGCAAAGATCAAGAACATCATCTTCGTCATTGATATCGGGAGGGATAAAAAATGGTAACAAACACATATATGTACCTGGAGCAAGTTCACCGGCACTGGACGGTATTGCTTTGACAAACGAGATACACCGTATGAACGGTAAAAATTCGAATGATGGAAGTATCTATCATAGTGGAAGGAATTATGGTATTGCGTCAGGAGCTATACAATTAGGAGGAACTCATTATAGTTCAACATCGGTGCAAGATCCGATAATGGATACGCTGTCGCCTATTGGAATATCAGTTGCCCCGGCTAGTGTTACTGATGATGTTTCTGTAGCGCATCATAATGCGCAAATAGCGTTTGTTTCAGGAACAAGCGGTAACATACCAGGAAGCGTTGTGAACCCAGGTTCAGTCATGCATAATTCAATAATGGGATCACAATGTTCACCAATGGGATCTTCTTCCCCAGTACGCGGAGCAGTAATTGGTGGAAGTCAGACTTACTCGGCTTGCAAGGCTCCATGTTGCAACAGTGACTCAAATTTGTATCAGCATTGGGAAAAGTATCCGCATTACGGGAATAATGCGAGCACGTATCGGGAAACTATTCGCCAGGCTAATAGTTATTCCAGTTCTATTGATGGGAGAAGATACTTACCAGATGTGCGAAAAGATTGTCATGAAACTAAAGAAATAATCGAGGCTGGCTCTTATTCGGGAGACCATCGTGGTACAAGACACTATCAAGATTACAGTAAATACGGCAGAAAAGATAGTTTAATGACTAGAGCGTATCCTGTTGGAAGTGGAAATACACTTTTACATCAAAATTATCCAATGCAAAGCTATCAGTTCCCTAGTGATTACCAAAAGTGTCCTTATTCTGTTAAAGATTATGCTAGACGGAGCTCAACCAATCATCCTCCCGTAGCGAATGCCAAAAACTCCGGGATGATGAAGTATAACGAACAGAATGTTATGGTTACACAAACATATCAACATCCAAAGCAATTACAGTATCAAAGTGCTCCTGGTTCCGCATCGAGTACTGCAAGACCAAATGTTAACAATGTTTCGCCAGGCTTGCAAACCTCGTTTTATAATTCAAATCATCATCCGCGGAATTATCTACAGGATTATGGTTCTCAGGATCAATCAGTTGTCGCTAATCGTATGGCTCAATCAGCTACTAGCGCTCACGTTCATGGCTCTTTTCAAAAGTATCACGTGTATCACCAAAAAATCGCGATGCAAAGATTTTCCTTGGAGAATCATTTGCGTGCATTCTCACGTATTCCAGGCTATCAGACGCATCCAAAATATCAAGAGTGCGTCATGAGATACCGAGAATTGTTGAGATTACAACAAACGGTAGATTACCAGAATATAATCCAAGAATCGCCGAAAGTTCCGAGCCCTTCGACTGCACAGACAAGTCCAGGAGTAGCCCCAATCAGCCTGCAGTTTGATCAGAATGGAATGCTGATTAACTCGAATTATATGTCTTCTTCCGGAGTGTACAACAGTGGAGCGGCAGGGTCTGTTTCAACCAATGATATTAATAACAGCGTGGCTAATAAAAATCGTAGTTTGCCTTTTGCTAATGAGTCTTACGAGAATTCCCATGACTCTAGTGATCGGAAAAATGAAAGGGCTTCGGAtgataacgaaaaattgatgaaccaCAATTCGAACATAGATCCTCTGCGAGGAGAGAATGCTGAATCTTACTTTGTGGTAAACGAAAAGAAATCTGAGGAAGATCATGAGCTAACGGCTCATGAAACTAGTAAGTTGAatattaacaaaaattgtCAGAGGATGGTTTTCATGAATGAGAGGGATAAGAGTAAATCCCCAGGATCTCCGATTGAGGAGTATAAGAGTACGAATGATTTCGCTGACAAACCAGAGCTCGATGTGCGACAATTTTTAGCGAATTGGGATGAGTCCGAGGATGAGGAAACTGCAACAAGTGTTCTAGAAGTTACTCGTAAATCAAAAACTCCAGAGAATTTTGAGAAGAACAGTTCAATCAACTCTGAAGTTACTGCGGAGAAAGAAGCCTCAACGCAAGTGAATGTTGAGAAGAAACAAGAGAACGTCAGCGAGATTGAATGCGTAGAATCGGTGGAGAGCATGGATGACATTCCAACAATTCATATAGTCGAAAACGTGGAGAGTAATGGagtagaaatggaaaaaattcatacagTGTTTGGGGATTTAGCCTCTACGGTACTGAAGCCCGTATCGATTTGCGAAAGTGCCGCCGAGATTCAGCCCATTGAGGCAAGAGACTTGACTGAAACGGACACTGCAATAGTTTTATTTGAACAGACGCATAAGATTTGCTCTAAAGTTCTGGAGTTTAAGATGGGAGAgacagtgagaaaaaaagagcagCAGCTAGAGCAACAATTACAAGGAAAAATCGACAATGTAGAGCTCGCTAAAGGTGCTATAGTATCGTGTGCCGATGTTCCCCGATCAGTTGTCGACGATTCTATAAGCATTGAGGATAAAGGTAGACCAGATatgatacaaaaaaattcttgtatCGATGCTTTGGCTGACATCGCAAAGGAAACGAGCACGACGATGATAACCACGACGAAATCTATAGCCTCTATTTCCAGCCCTTCGAATTCATTATCAAGTAGCTGCGAAACCTCATCGAGCAATCCCAAACGTGATGGTGACGTAACAGTTCCGAACCTACATAAACAAAACAGTTTTACAAGTGATGAATCGCATAATCCTGATGACATAAGTTTACCTGATCTTCAAACGTCCGAATGTACACCGATATCGACGACCCTTAATACCCCGATACACTCTGATAGTGAAGAATTATCAGAGCACGTTACTGATCTCACGACATCAACCAACCCAATTGAGATCATTCAAAATAGCCCGATCATAAGTTTTACGCATTCACCCATAAAAATAGAGCCTTATGAGCAATTAGAGCGGGCACGAATTAGCGATAATTCACAAACTATCACCAACGAGCCTGCTTCAttggattttgattttgatgAGGAAGTCGCCAGCAACGAGAATCGAAAATATAATGAGAATTGTGATTCGAGTCCAGAGAGCGTTGTCGAAGAGTTGGAAAATCAGGCGAAAGATgttatgtacaaaaaaaaacgttctgtACAGACAATGAGAGATTctagtaatgaaaaaaaaaatgattattatcACGATCCTCTAGTCGGTATGGCACCGTTGACGAGTCCTCAAACCGAGAAAACTTCGTCATTATTACGAGATGCAAATGTGACTGACCAGAATCCAAACAATAATGTTGGTGCTGAGAATAGCGCGGAAATGTTAGAGCATGATAATGTCGCGGTTGATGAGTTCAATCGTTCCGGCGACCTCGAAACATTGTGTGATATGTCTCTCGATGGCACATGCCTGATTCCGTTGATACCCGACGATGTTGTTTGTGATGAACCTCGGATACCGGTTTCACCCATGGAGGGAAATTGTCTAACGAAAATACTAAATAATACGTTGCCAATAACTGATCTTGACGTGCTTGATAATTCCGGGAGCGCGATCATAGACAAAACTAACGGTGAAGATGATGTTTGGGGCCAAGTGAGCCAGATAGGTGAACATTTTCAGACGTCGAGTGTGGAACCCGtggctgaaaaaatgataaatgtcAAATCCTCGACAAACATGATACAAACCAATAAGTCGTATGAAAAAAACCGGAGTCAAATCGAAAATGATGACTGCTGCTATGCATCAGACAACAATAATGGATTCCCTCAAAACACTGAAGGGAAGAAATCTCTAGAGAAAGATGAGAATTCTATGACTACTCTAgacaaagttttaattctAGGCCAGAACGAACGTAAGAAAACCAGCAAACTACATCATGTTGATTCCAACGTGGAGATCCAAGTGGCTAATTTTAATGTTCGAATCCACaacgaagttgaaaaaattatggaTGACGAGACCAAAAATCAAGAATCGTCAGGAAAGGCAAttgagataaaaattaatttgtcAAGGGGTGATGTAACCCGAATAATCAACAAAAATCTAGAGGACCAATTACAGGAGGgagaaattgaaaacaaaaagaaaagaaaccaCTTAGCTGCCTCTGTCGGGAAAATTTGTGGTCGGAGGCGTCGCCGTAGGTCACTACCCGAACCAACGgacaattttgaatcgaaGCGAGCCCGGAAAATAACCGATGAAGAGCTCAGCAAAAAACTAAACAAACATAAAAGAAATCGTCGATTTCGAAAGTCAATGGATGACAAATTATTGCTTATGAATGAGGAATACTCGTGTCGAGAAAACTCGACATCATCCAGTagtgaaacaaattttcgacgGAAAACCGccataatgaataaaaaggcACGGGTTTGTACTCTGCCCGTGATTTTACCAGATGCGCGATCCTTAAACATTCAGAAAGATGATCTAAtggagaaattgaaaaataatacttATACCCGAACAGAAAAACAGAAAGATACCTGTTGCTTGCCCAGCCCTTCGTACAATTCGTCAGTACTTGATGTCGACAACTTCGACGTGGCGCCAAATCACTATTCCAATATTGATGAGAGGTCCTCATTTGTGAAAGAGTCTCGTTTTACACGAGAAAAACAACGCTATGAGGATgcggatagaaaaaagaaattgagtAATCGCTTCGAGGAACTGACGACGACCGAAGCCTTTGAGAAAAACCTCAACACAGTTCCGATATACACGACTAAAGATGGTAGAATAACATACAGTCCTAATCGGAATTATACTTATCAAGCTTTGATAATGGAAGCTCAACAGCGTGGAAAACGCTCCTCTTctggtttaaaaaaattattccattaTTCGAAATTGAGAAATCCTTATCGGGATATAGGATCTCGACAAAGTTTTGCCAAGCTCTATCCGAtattggaaaacaaaaaaagtgtAGATCATAGAAAGAGCAGAACAAAAAGAACAATCGGTAAATTTCATGATGACATGTTGGGAAATACAGATATTAAGCTGaggaaacatgaaaattgtcgCACGAAAGAAATATCGAAGGAAGATCAATTCGATATCACTGAAATCTCAGAAAAAACCATCATAGAACAGCAAACATCAGAAGTAAATGTCAGAGACTTGAGATCAGTACCGGAAGACTGGGAGCATTCAAAGACTACAGAAATATTACATTAcgtatcgatgaaaaatcctGAATTAGTCGAAAATTCTATAGGTCCAAAAAATGCTTGCGTCAACGATTTCGAAGCTGGGGTTGTTGCTAGAATATTCGATGATCAAGAACTAGAAATTTCAACGCGTGATATTGACAGACGCACTGATCGTTCAGCGGTATTGATCGAACGAGAAAGCTGCGATTCGAGTTTACGATTTTTTCCGGAAAATTTTGAGCTCCCGAAAACCAAAGCAACCGCAATAATGGCTAGTCCATCAACGAAAGTTATAGAAAAGAAGCCACAAATGTGGAGCATTGATTTTCAAGCGGCACTATCCGATAGCGGCCTGGAATCTTCAACAACTTTTGCGGATGCTTTTAaggattcgagaaaaatacaaaagtggACAAAATCGTTTTGTGATCGAGCCAGTAAACCAATGTTCATTGTATCTcaaggaagaaaaatagacTCTGGGTCTACATACTTGTCAAACGAGAATAACAAATCTTTCAATCAAATTCCAAAAGAATTGTCGGCGAATATTAGAGAGCAGTTTCTTGAAACGATTTTAATGCCAGTGAA
Proteins encoded in this window:
- the LOC122417808 gene encoding uncharacterized protein isoform X1; the encoded protein is MKEKGKMLSTPKSRSKLFLASALCDGLEDNSLRQVETLLSIKCADPNVLIPNHGVSAFHLAIGNKSEKFAECVTKLFLHHEGNPNVRSVDGMTPVHVAAAWGRAGVLKLLLAHGGDPLCLDDEGRSPFHYAFDGAYYHIIAILGNYCTSNDINKIDMDERPNYKLTLDKILLNERNVIAEYMLSDNFPKSFVELETKSSESNKKNQCFISSDDEQSVSRSFETFNRLHNNVTIRRCYRGKSIPQFPVNLNSDKNFDEEKLLISNIIHGFSNGLAIKTGSTYDGNTYIRKRILESGNNTVSTKKTSRHKKDGDISIISKSPNLKLFTINDKTSNTKNSMTNAPLNLMRNYSIQTMNIQPKMKVRSAEYTMKSNTGSTRSRALTHLCLQESFRILDRKCPSSMQGEQKAKLQISDRFSDTAMNLRSPDTDFLQECRAVNKNKAKNLSIKLVDRMDDEYPEISSEVKMQSSSIPDNKENENKQYDHQKLDTTTYHETESIMLYKNKEKNYDVLENPESSNLLKVYSLEQKFNPTMNKNQVAKQAKILLEIDKAHKDRSPTLPASISFLENYENFYMTKMSHSDNSNNESSLCWIPHEAEPREISLWSHSKSFISVDEEYTYEDKEKGVAFIERHLRVIPPSLQEEMNRAKGENSWIDRLGELSIDTKDDSRESKTSNRIVKSTIGITDERELRDRLKAFGEVPGPITRTTFDVYLKRLWRLECKPVEDGNNKMQYNQKLSDFKVEKFACTIPKYLLVVDWINREDYYRNLEEIAFKEYAIANPERKYRGGTSKSSFCYLLLDPRLTQDLPRCGYDLTIEERWHRFLKAVFYVGKGKAARPAAHLYDAFKIWSSEKESRYSKICRKISRILEIWQSGQGVVCLNMFNHTMAEEACSREALMIEALGTNHLTNRVYGTYYGYTATAMNHEKKKSLGKFLLYKAMNILMHEGERQLFPRNVIL
- the LOC122417808 gene encoding uncharacterized protein isoform X2 → MTPVHVAAAWGRAGVLKLLLAHGGDPLCLDDEGRSPFHYAFDGAYYHIIAILGNYCTSNDINKIDMDERPNYKLTLDKILLNERNVIAEYMLSDNFPKSFVELETKSSESNKKNQCFISSDDEQSVSRSFETFNRLHNNVTIRRCYRGKSIPQFPVNLNSDKNFDEEKLLISNIIHGFSNGLAIKTGSTYDGNTYIRKRILESGNNTVSTKKTSRHKKDGDISIISKSPNLKLFTINDKTSNTKNSMTNAPLNLMRNYSIQTMNIQPKMKVRSAEYTMKSNTGSTRSRALTHLCLQESFRILDRKCPSSMQGEQKAKLQISDRFSDTAMNLRSPDTDFLQECRAVNKNKAKNLSIKLVDRMDDEYPEISSEVKMQSSSIPDNKENENKQYDHQKLDTTTYHETESIMLYKNKEKNYDVLENPESSNLLKVYSLEQKFNPTMNKNQVAKQAKILLEIDKAHKDRSPTLPASISFLENYENFYMTKMSHSDNSNNESSLCWIPHEAEPREISLWSHSKSFISVDEEYTYEDKEKGVAFIERHLRVIPPSLQEEMNRAKGENSWIDRLGELSIDTKDDSRESKTSNRIVKSTIGITDERELRDRLKAFGEVPGPITRTTFDVYLKRLWRLECKPVEDGNNKMQYNQKLSDFKVEKFACTIPKYLLVVDWINREDYYRNLEEIAFKEYAIANPERKYRGGTSKSSFCYLLLDPRLTQDLPRCGYDLTIEERWHRFLKAVFYVGKGKAARPAAHLYDAFKIWSSEKESRYSKICRKISRILEIWQSGQGVVCLNMFNHTMAEEACSREALMIEALGTNHLTNRVYGTYYGYTATAMNHEKKKSLGKFLLYKAMNILMHEGERQLFPRNVIL